TGCTTGGGCTGTACCAAGGTCGGTCACTTGCGGCTGAGTCGTTCTTTGGGCCTGGAGGGGAGCAGCCGCCTCGCATTTCCATCTATCGCGGACCGATCCTTCGCTGTTGTGAGAGTCCTGAGGAAGTGATGCAGGAAGTGCGTGATACCGTTGTCCATGAATTGGGCCACCATGTGGGCCTGGATGATGATGAGATGCCGTACTGAGGATGCGGTACGAACTCTCCGGCGTCCTTCTCACTCCGCTCACTGCCTCAACGCGTCAACCGTGCACGATTCGGCCGTGTGCCCGGCACTCAGAACTTTCCGGCGTGCGCAGCCCTCTGCCTCGCCCGCTGGTAGCCCAGGACGAGCATGATGAGTCCGATCGCCACCATCGGAATGGAAAGAATCTGGCCCATGGTGATCGATCCTAAGATAAACCCTAGGTGCTGATCCGGTTCACGGAAGAGTTCGACGATGAGTCGGCTGATACCGTATCCGGTGATGAAGGTCCAGAAGATCGTCCCAGGCGGGGTCGCTCGCCGATCAATCAACCACAACACCGTAAACAGTGTCAGCCCTTCCAGCGTTGCCTCGTACAATTGCGAAGGATGGCGGCAGACAGGACCCCCTGCCGGGAAAACCATGCACCAGTCCACGTCCGTCGATCGACCATACAGTTCACCGTTGATAAAGTTGCCTATCCGGCCAAATCCCAATCCAATCGGCGTGACGGCCGTCGCTAAGTCCGCAACGGTATAGGTCGGAATGCCCTGCCGCTTGCTGAACCAGATCAGTGCGATAGCGGTCCCGATGAGGCCGCCGTGGAAGGACATGCCCCCTTCCCAGACCGCCAGAAGTTTCAGCGGGTTTTGGCTGTAGTACGAAAAGTTGTAAAAGAGCGTGTACCCGATCCGTCCACCGAGAAATACACCGAAGGCCGCATAGACGACCATGTCATAGATCTGGTCTTTCCTGATCATCAACCCTTTTTGGGCGACTTTATGTTGAATAAGGAAGTACGCCACGGTCAGGCCGATCAGGTACATCAGTCCGTACCAGCGGAGCTGGATGGGGCCGAGCGCCACAAGGACTGGGTCGATATTGGGGTAGGGGATGGCGGCTGGGAGGGGCATTACGGTGCTTCCAGAATAGTCCTTTGTGCGGCGGCGCTCCTATCACGAGAGGAACACGAATCTTGGATCATCTGCGGCACCCTTTGCGTCGCGCGGCAAAACTTGCCGGTGGATCATACGGGGCCTTACGTATCAATGCAAGCGCGACAAAGATTAGAAACAGCTAAAGTTTATAGCCGTCAAATCGGCTTCCATAGCTGATTTGCACGCATGCGAAGATCTCAAGTGTTGGTTTTCTGAAACGACTGTGTCCCGGCCTGTCGAGAAAAAGAGACCCAAAATTAGTCACTCCTCATTGCCAAAAAACGCTTCCTGCGATTTCTCAGGGGAATCGTCTCTTTTACGCCTATTCAGGTCCTGGCACAGAGCATGCTGAAGGATCGTGGCATAGAAGAGTTTTTAAAGGATCTTCCGGCTCATTTACCACATGAGGAGGTTCACCATGTCGGAGCAGGGGAATCAGGTCGCCAAGGCAGCAGCATTCATCGCCGGTGGGGCGGTCATCGGAGCGGGACTCGGGCTCCTGTTCGCTCCACAGACCGGCGTGGAAACTCGTCGAAGCATCGGCCGGTATGCCCGCAAGGCGCAGGTGCAGACCAGCCGATGGGGCCGGGCCGTCAAGTCCGGGGTGGAGGAAGTGCTGGACCGGAAATCGGCAAAAGGCAAGAGCTCTGAGGAGTCGAGGCCTCAATTGACCGCGGTCATGAACTAAGCTTCTCGACGATCATCGGTAGCGGATCACCCCGTCGCTCTCCTCCGTCGGCACGGGCTGACTGCTACCGATGGTCCGAGGGGATTTGAATACTGATGGCCCCAGCCAGTTCTCCCACCTGAGCGCCTTCTCGCGGATAGCCTGAAATATCGAGGATCCCTTTGGGGTTTCCATGGCAGGCGAGACAATCCTCCGTGTAATAGATCGGCATCACTGTTCTGAGTAACCTTCCGCCGTCGATCCATTCGACGACCGGAGTAGTCGAGGCCGGTAGAGTCGCAAGCCGCGCCAGTATCATTTCCTCGTACGTATCCGGACTATTCTTCAAGTTTCTCGGGTTGAGGGTCGTCTGCTTGATCGTCACGCGTGATCGATTGGAAAACTTCCGTGCCGCCTGGCTGCCGAACGTCGCCGGGATAAAATTCTTATATCCGATCCCGCGCTGGTTGATCACGAACTGTGCGTCCCGGACCACCTCTTTGCTCGCGAGGATCAGCGCGGCCAAGAGCTCTTTGGCAAGAGCAGGTAAAGATGAGGGAGGGTGTTTCAAATCAATCCCGGTCTGATGAAAAAATTCGTCCAGCATAAGCCGTTCAAAGACCTCGGGCGTGAATCCCTTATCGCCTTGGGCCGGATCGTTGATCAATGATTGATTCCGTTCGACGACGACACGCCCTGCATTGAGCAGAGTTGTCAGGAGCTGCGCGGTCTGTTCGATCTCCTTGTGCGAGTCCTGTGTCCAACCGATCTGGGGACATAGAAGCGACAAGATCAAACCAACGGGTAGTAATACTTTCGACGGGACGATCATGAACACCTCTGCCTTCTCATTGCTTCTCCGCAGGACGGCACTGGCCTTGATCATAATGGTCGGGAACTTGTGTGACCTCAAGCGGCAACCCTTCCGTTGTCGCCCGCCGGGTGGGCGCATACTCCATCTCGATCCATCGGGTTCGCATCTGTTTCAACCGTCCCGATTCTTCCAAACGAAAGAGCAAGTTGTTCAAAAACCATTGTAAGCGCCTATGCTCTTCGCTTGTCAC
This Candidatus Nitrospira nitrificans DNA region includes the following protein-coding sequences:
- a CDS encoding metallopeptidase family protein, producing the protein MASRDHVSFEDFEKLVQQAIADLPLPYTKLMESIAVVVEEEPPQEVLEDLELDSEDDLLGLYQGRSLAAESFFGPGGEQPPRISIYRGPILRCCESPEEVMQEVRDTVVHELGHHVGLDDDEMPY
- the lgt gene encoding prolipoprotein diacylglyceryl transferase; this translates as MPYPNIDPVLVALGPIQLRWYGLMYLIGLTVAYFLIQHKVAQKGLMIRKDQIYDMVVYAAFGVFLGGRIGYTLFYNFSYYSQNPLKLLAVWEGGMSFHGGLIGTAIALIWFSKRQGIPTYTVADLATAVTPIGLGFGRIGNFINGELYGRSTDVDWCMVFPAGGPVCRHPSQLYEATLEGLTLFTVLWLIDRRATPPGTIFWTFITGYGISRLIVELFREPDQHLGFILGSITMGQILSIPMVAIGLIMLVLGYQRARQRAAHAGKF
- a CDS encoding YtxH domain-containing protein; this translates as MSEQGNQVAKAAAFIAGGAVIGAGLGLLFAPQTGVETRRSIGRYARKAQVQTSRWGRAVKSGVEEVLDRKSAKGKSSEESRPQLTAVMN
- a CDS encoding Tll0287-like domain-containing protein — encoded protein: MIVPSKVLLPVGLILSLLCPQIGWTQDSHKEIEQTAQLLTTLLNAGRVVVERNQSLINDPAQGDKGFTPEVFERLMLDEFFHQTGIDLKHPPSSLPALAKELLAALILASKEVVRDAQFVINQRGIGYKNFIPATFGSQAARKFSNRSRVTIKQTTLNPRNLKNSPDTYEEMILARLATLPASTTPVVEWIDGGRLLRTVMPIYYTEDCLACHGNPKGILDISGYPREGAQVGELAGAISIQIPSDHR